From the genome of Sinanaerobacter sp. ZZT-01:
ATAATTCTTCCTCCTTTTTTCATTAACCATACTTGACATTTTTTATCCAATTTAAAAGTAAAAAAACCCTTACTCTCCTAATCGCCAAATAAAATTTTCTCAAGGCTGTATGCCTCAAGCTGTTCATCCAACTTCTTCTGGATGGAGGTTAGGTGAATATGGGCACGGCAAACTGTTTCATTATGAGCTTTACACCATAGGCACTGGTATCCCGGCTTCATGCATGAGCTTACTGAGTGATCCCCTTCCATAATATGAATCAACTGTAGCAGTGATACCTGTTTTAATTCAGCTGCTAAAATGCACCCGCCGTCTGCTCCTCGCAAAATATGAATAAGGCCGCCCTTTTGAAGCTTCTTTAAAATTTTATAAGCAAATTGTTGAGGAATTTGTTCTCCTCTGGCCAACTCTGTCGCAGTAATGCGGTTTCCATCTGCCAATGCTCGCAGCATCCGCATCGCATAATCTGTTTCCTTCGTGATCAACAATCAAAAACTCCTCCTTTTTAGAAGTACTTTACTATACTGTATAAAATTTGTCAAGTATATTTCTTTGAAATAACAGAATTGTCTTATTATTTATGAGTAAAAAAATTTCCCTCAAAATGAAATGGCTATTCGTCTCACCCCTCTTCAAGGTACACCGCATAAAATATTGTAAATACTTATTCTCTTTCATATACCTTTCTAGAATAACAAACTAATAACTCTAACAATTTTTTAATATATTTCTTCCGATTTCTTTTGACAACAAATCACTTAAAGAATCAGACACAAATTGCAATTCATCCGCATCTAAATTATTAAATGCTATAAGATATAATCCAAAGCCATGGTTTCCATTTAAATATAATAATGCATTTCCTCCCTCATCATCTGCTATTGCTAAAGAGGAAGGAATGTTTTCTTGAATCTCATAGGATTCATTCATTTCTATACAACCATTTGCCCCCCATATCCTAATATACTTTTCTTTACCTACATTAATTTCAATTTCTGTTTTTTCTCTTATTAAATCTAAATAATCTTCTGGAATCTCTATTTGAGAAAAATTTATTAATTCTTTTATATCATTTTCAAGTGAAGCCGGCCCATAGGAATTAATTCTATAACTACTGCTTAAATCCTTTAATATACTCATTTTATTACTAACCTTTCATAATGTCTGTATCGGCACGCCACATGAATTATCATAAGCTAATTCTCACCAAGATTCACCGCTTTCCTTTATCAATATAGTCCTACCACCCTGAAACTAGCATATAAAAATTAATCATAAAAATATGGAAGGCATATTTCTCCGACTACACAGTCTAGCATTTCACTAATATTTTCTCCATTCTTTACTAAACATCCATCAGTATAGCTGAAAAATTTTCCTTCATTCGTCATTAATAAAATCATATTACCTCTAGCAATTTCGCCAATTGGATAGAACTCATCTTCTTTTATTTCTGCCACTTCAGAAAATTCTTCTAAAATTTTATTAAAAAACTCTTTTCTATTATTATCACCCAGCGCAGAAAAAGGGTCAAAATTTACCATTTCTATTGTATTAAAAGGAGACCCTTTTTTAGGGAATTTGAACTCTAACATTCCATAATTCTCCAGAAATCTCTGTACAATATCAACCAATACTAATCCCCTCTGTTCATATAATTTTTTAATTTCTTTAATATTAATTTTTCTTTCTAAAAACCATCCAGACTCTTCTAGCCGCTTTAATGTAATATCATTCATATATTATTCTCCATTTGGCATAAGAAAACCATTAAATGTTATTTTACAGTTGTCACAAAGAGGAGCATATTCTCCCGTTTTGGTATTCAAGAAAATATTGTCTATATCACCATTCTGTAATGCTTTATTTGTAGCATATACTTCTGTACAATTAAATAGTCCAAAGAGTTTCAAAATAAAAACATCTGTCTGCTGCGAAAAATTAAAAAGTTGTTACCCTTTCGGCTTATTCCTCGTACTTTTTTATACAAAAATACTCACTCCGTTGAGTGAGTATTTTATTTGGCGGAGAGTCAGGGATTCGAACCCTGGGTCCAGTTAAGGACACGGCATTTCGAGTGCCGCACGATCGACCACTCTGACAACTCTCCTCAGTCTTTTTAAATCAGAAAAAATATGACGCATAAAATCGTCAAATCTTAGAAATTATAGCATAATAGAAGATTAATTGCAAGATCTTCTTTCAATTCCTTCCAGCTTTTTAATGGCTGTTTTCAAGGACTATTTTAGTAAAACCC
Proteins encoded in this window:
- a CDS encoding Rrf2 family transcriptional regulator: MLITKETDYAMRMLRALADGNRITATELARGEQIPQQFAYKILKKLQKGGLIHILRGADGGCILAAELKQVSLLQLIHIMEGDHSVSSCMKPGYQCLWCKAHNETVCRAHIHLTSIQKKLDEQLEAYSLEKILFGD
- a CDS encoding SMI1/KNR4 family protein, which produces MSILKDLSSSYRINSYGPASLENDIKELINFSQIEIPEDYLDLIREKTEIEINVGKEKYIRIWGANGCIEMNESYEIQENIPSSLAIADDEGGNALLYLNGNHGFGLYLIAFNNLDADELQFVSDSLSDLLSKEIGRNILKNC
- a CDS encoding SUKH-3 domain-containing protein, which codes for MNDITLKRLEESGWFLERKINIKEIKKLYEQRGLVLVDIVQRFLENYGMLEFKFPKKGSPFNTIEMVNFDPFSALGDNNRKEFFNKILEEFSEVAEIKEDEFYPIGEIARGNMILLMTNEGKFFSYTDGCLVKNGENISEMLDCVVGEICLPYFYD